From the genome of Rhinoderma darwinii isolate aRhiDar2 chromosome 1, aRhiDar2.hap1, whole genome shotgun sequence:
GAATTGCAATGTATTTATTGTTTTGTTGATTCTTATACTGTACTAATAGTATTTCAGATTTGCTATCATGACCCATCATGACCTCTTTTTACACTAAGGatacatttacacgagcgtgacagatttacgcatgtACAAAATGCgcataaatctgtccgtgtgcgttgagttttgcatcagtgtgctctgcgagtggcatgtgtttttcacacactcgcaagcacttctttttttttcaatctaattgatgcgtaaaacacggacagcacacagatgtgcatccgtgtgctgtccgtgattttcacgcacccattgacttcaatgggcgtgtaGGTGCATGAAAACTCAGCAATAtgtgacatgcagtgagtttcacgtaacggacacacgctgtgttaaaactcacgcatgtgtgaatagccccattgaaatcaatggggccgagTGCTGTACGttttttcaacgcacagcacacggacgagatttacGCTCGTGTTTATGAGCCCTAAAGGTAAGCTGGAAAGCTTTCAAGTGCATTAACTCTTTGTGAGTCATTATTTGGCTATATAGTGGTATATCCAACTTGGATGGGGATATTCAGTGAAGTTCAGAAAAAAGTTGGACTGCCGAATTAGATTGAACAGCAAAATGTCAGTAAaggttttaaaaacattttgatgTATAAAATTTTAATATATCCATTTACATTCGTGTGTCATATAGTGCATGTCATACCTTCACAAAAATAGCAACAGCTTTATTTACATTAGCTTCAAAAGAATTATTGCATAAAaacggacattatatacaggcgtTCAATGTGGTGGCTGTACAAAGCATCTTACAAAAAAACACATGTCACTGGTCAGCATAAATATGTACGTCTGCGCGTGTTTTGAATATGATAAATACATATTAAAAAGGGTCTTTTGCAATTGTAATCCATGCATTTATTTCTGGAGACGCTCCTTAGGATTTATCAAAGCATGTCTTGCTGAATCCCATTATTATTAGACATTTTTTCCAAATCTTCCATAATTAAGTCTTGGTCACTTGTCAAAGGTTTTCGTTTACTAGATTCCTTGTCATCACTACTTTGTTTTTCAAATGCTGACTCTTGCCGCCCGGGATTTTGTGAAGTTGCTGGCAAGATGGCATTGCCTTGTGCCCGATGCGAATACATTGTTCTTCTTTCTATTTCTTCTGAGCACAGCTGAAGCTTGAAGGCAGCCTGGAAACCACGTCTGAAGTTCTCATTGAAGAAACCATAAATGATGGGATTGATGCTGCTGTTGAAAAAAGCCAACCAGTGTGCAAATGGATAGATATAAATATTAATGATTTGGTATTGATTTTCCGTCAAGTTGGCATAGTCAGAAAGCATCATCAGTGTCCACAAAGGTAGCCAAGACAAAATAAAAAGCAAAGCAatgataatgagcattttgatgaCTTTCTGCTTTCGTCGGGAAACAGCATGCCTTTGCGGTTGGTGATTCTTACTTTCAACATTCAGCTCACTCTTAAACAGGGTAATACCTATTCTAGCATACATAATTACAATGAGAGAAAGGGGAGCAAGGTAGATGTTAGAAAACAGAACTGTTGTGTAGATTTTTCTCATCTGTGGATTAGGCCAGTCTTCCCGACACCAATAAATGGGACTTGTCTGATTGTTGATGCCATGAATTACTCGAAAGTTTTTATCTTCTTTCACATGAGACATAACTGCAGATGGACACATGATAGCAATAGCCAGGACCCAGATCACTACGATTATCACAACAGCTGTGGATATGGTCAGCTTTTGCTTAAAAGGATAAACaatgcaacggaatctgcaatgaCAAATAAAATTGTCCTGAATGTCATACTACAAAACTCATAAATGgaataaggagaaaaaaaaaaaggaaagaaaaacacatgaaaaaaaataaagactgaAACAAAGGTTAATACTTTTCATTAcacaaataaaaactattttaaaataaaaaaatatgttccaATTTGTAAAATATTCATATAAACAAATATATTAACAACATCATTTGCTTTATTAGGACATTGTTTGTCTCTTACAGGGGTATTCTTTTTTCAGCAGCAAAAGCTTATTTAttatgcaattttctaatatactttgtgtatcaattcctcTAATGGTTTCAAGATCAGTGAGTTGGAcccttcattatttacttccatgGGATAAAAATCTATCCTGGTCATGCGATGGACACAAAGGTGCAAGGCTGTTTACAAGACAGAGCCCTGATAGCTGTACtataaaggtgcccatacacattagagaaATGCCATCCGAACCTGCCAATTGTAGCAGAACCGGCCAACTATCTAATGCGTATTGGGAtgtcctgaccccccccccccccttggcagATAATGAAAACCAACATGACCTATCCTTTGTTCTTGCAGAAAATGTTGCTTCCAAGGGAGTCTTATTTCCCTCTACCCATTGAAAACGCATGCATGCTTGGCAGAGTCGATGTTGGAGACTCGAGGAATAGCTCTTGGCAGACAGATATTGTATGGGTATCTTGACTGTAaaaagccctgcacctgtgtaatcatcacatgaccaggacagattttcatcctCTGGAAGTAAAAAGGAAGATTTCTGTTCAAAtactacaagcagagatcttgttaTGTGAGGAATTCATACACAAAACATGATAAATTTGGATATCTTCTCATTACACAATTAATGAAATGTATTTGCTGAAAGCAGAATACCTGTAACAATGAAGTTAATTTGAAGTTTTTGAAACTAtacaaataatacaaaaataaaagtaaataataaaaatatcatAAATCAAACCCCAGTGGCATTAGACCACAATGCAGAATTGTTCTGTAACAAAATGTACCAATATTGTGGATAAAATggcttaaatatatatttttaagataAATCTAACTAATCTATGTTAGTAAAGTAATAACCACCAACAAAAAGAGCTAATGCACAGAAATAcaatcaataaatatatattttattaatttccATAGACATACATGGTAAAACAGCTATTAGTAAAATAAAATATCATCGTGCATACATTACCGATGAGTCTTAAACCGGGATCCAATACTCTACAATCCTACCATAGCTGTATAATAATAAAGTGCTAGAAGTGCAAAGGATGGCTACCTCACTGTTAGTTATATATGTGCAATTATAGCATCAACATTATACACACAAGAGGGAGCCAAAAGCATGTAAAGCAAGCCAGGGTATACAGACCAAACAATTCAAGTTTGGGAGAGAAAACCTGACACGTGTTTCACACGTCAATTCTTCTGGAAAAAGCAACATGCAAAACACGTGTTGGGGATTATCTCTTTTTTGGTCTGTATAGCCTGGCTTACTTTACATGGCTTTGACTTCCTCATGTGTGTATATTGTTGATGCCTatctacaagtatataactaggggtcctcttacaccggccaattttggccgtaaaAATTAGCTCCGATCAATGAAACAGCTCATTGATCgacactcatttgctccttttacaaggagctatgattggtaatgtatggggataagAGTCCGTTACttcgagtgctcgtccccatttccatcatgtcagaggcacatctccctgtttacactgggagatgtgatttcaacaatgataatattttgtgctgcataaacaatacgatcagccgatgaactagcgtttgctccttcattgcctgatccgttgccctgtttacacaggacaat
Proteins encoded in this window:
- the NPFFR2 gene encoding neuropeptide FF receptor 2; this encodes MDMNVSLIWTPKKIINRTETNTEGNITYVDFYLHRPSVAAVFIISYLLIFILCMLGNGVVCFIVLSSKHMRTVTNLFILNLAVSDLLVGIFCMPTTLLDNIIAGWPFGNTICKMSGMVQGVSVSASVFTLVAIAVDRFRCIVYPFKQKLTISTAVVIIVVIWVLAIAIMCPSAVMSHVKEDKNFRVIHGINNQTSPIYWCREDWPNPQMRKIYTTVLFSNIYLAPLSLIVIMYARIGITLFKSELNVESKNHQPQRHAVSRRKQKVIKMLIIIALLFILSWLPLWTLMMLSDYANLTENQYQIINIYIYPFAHWLAFFNSSINPIIYGFFNENFRRGFQAAFKLQLCSEEIERRTMYSHRAQGNAILPATSQNPGRQESAFEKQSSDDKESSKRKPLTSDQDLIMEDLEKMSNNNGIQQDML